A single genomic interval of Hevea brasiliensis isolate MT/VB/25A 57/8 chromosome 4, ASM3005281v1, whole genome shotgun sequence harbors:
- the LOC110640184 gene encoding auxin response factor 1 isoform X1, producing MDYSTVACPHANYGDALKKKLLDICAGGTLPCRGEQFYYFPEGHIEKLGGPMVRELELPFELPSKILCEVMNVYHMAEPETDQISVEITLVHVKNQRKFTSPNPQLLVHSFHRTLTASDISNHGSLYINRHDAENCLPPLELSEEVPYQYLDATDLQGNNWRFKHVFRGTPKRHLLTEGWKAFASSKKLAKGDVLNFLRGETGPLLVGLKKLIKQDTNGTPSVKSLKDKCVGTLSSAFMAIKFGTPFHFIYKPRENQSEFMVNVNKYLEAQNLNLPIGTRFSMRLEGEEVLEQRFTGHIVGSQDNVSSWAGSEWRSIKVQWDEPSTFLPERVSRWELELASNSQISERSELAQPNDTVDFTYDIPYQRRRTEGQFNESCSRINMVESSYGVEGNYDVDSSGANLGKVSQGNAGILQESYGLAEGSGFGNIERPTIDEFDFDISNFFGEDNSPSLLDTNFPSTEFGNLPPIPCISTSMEFRNSSPTHTSSPGVLPDERATLPSTEIGIPLTEFEISPQPPQVASTSAGDIIGTYKMQVDFHGFYVRNHLIPYLECIYLKMGEFWRDSKIRNADTVTSLLNGLGEALYLMKHRNLESLNIKELEDLMIYIVDASNAGFKLDCLQLQPIACKAKEALRALDQCNSLEKQKSSLECQLREVDSECQKAEVELQNHRQELVSLTEGLVYQFIP from the exons ATGGATTATTCCACTGTAGCATGCCCACATG CAAACTATGGTGATGCTCTAAAAAAGAAACTACTGGATATCTGTGCTGGTGGCACCCTTCCTTGTAGAGGGGAACAATTTTATTATTTTCCAGAAGGTCACATAGAAAAG CTTGGAGGTCCAATGGTTCGGGAGCTAGAGCTTCCATTTGAACTTCCGTCCAAAATTCTTTGTGAAGTGATGAATGTTTATCATATG GCTGAACCTGAAACAGACCAAATTTCTGTAGAAATAACATTGGTTCATGTGAAAAAT CAAAGAAAGTTCACTAGCCCAAATCCTCAACTCTTGGTTCATTCATTTCATAGAACACTTACTGCTTCAGACATAAGCAACCATGGTAGTTTATATATTAACAGGCATGACGCGGAGAACTGTCTACCTCCATTG GAACTGTCCGAGGAGGTACCTTATCAGTACTTGGATGCAACTGATCTGCAAGGAAATAATTGGCGCTTCAAACATGTTTTTAGgg gCACACCTAAGCGACACTTGCTAACAGAGGGCTGGAAGGCATTTGCTAGCTCAAAAAAGCTAGCCAAAGGTGATGTGTTAAACTTCTTAAG GGGAGAAACAGGACCCCTTCTGGTTGGATTAAAGAAGCTCATTAAGCAAGACACAAATGGCACACCTTCTGTTAAATCTTTGAAAGACAAGTGTGTTGGAACTTTGTCTAGTGCTTTTATGGCTATCAAGTTTGGAACTCCCTTTCATTTCATCTACAAGCCTAG AGAAAACCAGTCCGAGTTCATGGTAAATGTCAACAAGTACCTTGAAGCTCAAAATCTCAACTTACCCATTGGGACTAGGTTTTCAATGAGGTTGGAGGGTGAGGAAGTTCTTGAACAAAG ATTCACTGGCCATATTGTTGGTTCTCAAGATAATGTATCGTCATGGGCTGGTTCTGAGTGGAGATCCATAAAG GTTCAATGGGATGAACCTTCAACATTCCTTCCAGAAAGAGTGTCAAGATGGGAATTGGAACTAGCTTCAAACTCTCAAATAAGTGAAAGGAGCGAGCTAGCGCAACCAAATGATACTGTTGACTTTACTTATGATATTCCCTATCAGAGGCGTAGGACAGAAGGACAGTTTAATGAGAGTTGTTCTCGTATTAACATGGTGGAGTCAAGCTATGGAGTTGAGGGAAATTACGACGTTGACAGCAGTGGAGCTAACTTGGGGAAAGTGAGTCAAGGTAATGCTGGCATTTTGCAAGAAAGCTATGGTCTGGCTGAAGGAAGTGGATTTGGCAATATTGAGAGGCCCACTATTGATGAATTTGATTTTGATATAAGTAATTTTTTTGGGGAAGATAATTCACCTAGTCTTCTTGACACAAATTTTCCTTCAACTGAGTTTGGAAATTTGCCCCCTATTCCATGTATAAGTACTTCAATGGAGTTCAGAAATTCATCTCCTACCCATACTTCTTCTCCTGGTGTTTTGCCTGATGAGCGTGCAACTCTTCCTTCAACTGAAATTGGAATTCCTCTAACAGAATTTGAAATTTCTCCACAGCCACCTCAAGTTGCAAGCACATCTGCAGGAGACATTATTGGAACTTATAAAATGCAAGTGGATTTTCATGGTTTTTATGTACGAAACCATCTTATCCCTTACCTGGAATGCATTTATTTGAAAATGGGTGAGTTTTGGAGAGATTCCAAGATACGGAATGCTGATACGGTAACATCACTTTTAAATGGACTCGGAGAGGCATTGTACCTGATGAAGCACAGAAACTTGGAGTCATTAAATATAAAAGAATTAGAGGACCTAATGATTTACATTGTGGATGCTTCAAATGCTGGGTTCAAGTTGGATTGCCTGCAATTGCAACCTATTGCATGCAAAGCAAAGGAAGCGTTGAGGGCACTGGACCAGTGTAATTCTTTGGAGAAGCAGAAGTCTTCTTTAGAATGTCAACTGCGAGAGGTAGATTCTGAATGCCAGAAAGCAGAGGTTGAGCTACAAAATCATCGTCAAGA
- the LOC110640184 gene encoding auxin response factor 2 isoform X2 yields MDYSTVACPHANYGDALKKKLLDICAGGTLPCRGEQFYYFPEGHIEKLGGPMVRELELPFELPSKILCEVMNVYHMELSEEVPYQYLDATDLQGNNWRFKHVFRGTPKRHLLTEGWKAFASSKKLAKGDVLNFLRGETGPLLVGLKKLIKQDTNGTPSVKSLKDKCVGTLSSAFMAIKFGTPFHFIYKPRENQSEFMVNVNKYLEAQNLNLPIGTRFSMRLEGEEVLEQRFTGHIVGSQDNVSSWAGSEWRSIKVQWDEPSTFLPERVSRWELELASNSQISERSELAQPNDTVDFTYDIPYQRRRTEGQFNESCSRINMVESSYGVEGNYDVDSSGANLGKVSQGNAGILQESYGLAEGSGFGNIERPTIDEFDFDISNFFGEDNSPSLLDTNFPSTEFGNLPPIPCISTSMEFRNSSPTHTSSPGVLPDERATLPSTEIGIPLTEFEISPQPPQVASTSAGDIIGTYKMQVDFHGFYVRNHLIPYLECIYLKMGEFWRDSKIRNADTVTSLLNGLGEALYLMKHRNLESLNIKELEDLMIYIVDASNAGFKLDCLQLQPIACKAKEALRALDQCNSLEKQKSSLECQLREVDSECQKAEVELQNHRQELVSLTEGLVYQFIP; encoded by the exons ATGGATTATTCCACTGTAGCATGCCCACATG CAAACTATGGTGATGCTCTAAAAAAGAAACTACTGGATATCTGTGCTGGTGGCACCCTTCCTTGTAGAGGGGAACAATTTTATTATTTTCCAGAAGGTCACATAGAAAAG CTTGGAGGTCCAATGGTTCGGGAGCTAGAGCTTCCATTTGAACTTCCGTCCAAAATTCTTTGTGAAGTGATGAATGTTTATCATATG GAACTGTCCGAGGAGGTACCTTATCAGTACTTGGATGCAACTGATCTGCAAGGAAATAATTGGCGCTTCAAACATGTTTTTAGgg gCACACCTAAGCGACACTTGCTAACAGAGGGCTGGAAGGCATTTGCTAGCTCAAAAAAGCTAGCCAAAGGTGATGTGTTAAACTTCTTAAG GGGAGAAACAGGACCCCTTCTGGTTGGATTAAAGAAGCTCATTAAGCAAGACACAAATGGCACACCTTCTGTTAAATCTTTGAAAGACAAGTGTGTTGGAACTTTGTCTAGTGCTTTTATGGCTATCAAGTTTGGAACTCCCTTTCATTTCATCTACAAGCCTAG AGAAAACCAGTCCGAGTTCATGGTAAATGTCAACAAGTACCTTGAAGCTCAAAATCTCAACTTACCCATTGGGACTAGGTTTTCAATGAGGTTGGAGGGTGAGGAAGTTCTTGAACAAAG ATTCACTGGCCATATTGTTGGTTCTCAAGATAATGTATCGTCATGGGCTGGTTCTGAGTGGAGATCCATAAAG GTTCAATGGGATGAACCTTCAACATTCCTTCCAGAAAGAGTGTCAAGATGGGAATTGGAACTAGCTTCAAACTCTCAAATAAGTGAAAGGAGCGAGCTAGCGCAACCAAATGATACTGTTGACTTTACTTATGATATTCCCTATCAGAGGCGTAGGACAGAAGGACAGTTTAATGAGAGTTGTTCTCGTATTAACATGGTGGAGTCAAGCTATGGAGTTGAGGGAAATTACGACGTTGACAGCAGTGGAGCTAACTTGGGGAAAGTGAGTCAAGGTAATGCTGGCATTTTGCAAGAAAGCTATGGTCTGGCTGAAGGAAGTGGATTTGGCAATATTGAGAGGCCCACTATTGATGAATTTGATTTTGATATAAGTAATTTTTTTGGGGAAGATAATTCACCTAGTCTTCTTGACACAAATTTTCCTTCAACTGAGTTTGGAAATTTGCCCCCTATTCCATGTATAAGTACTTCAATGGAGTTCAGAAATTCATCTCCTACCCATACTTCTTCTCCTGGTGTTTTGCCTGATGAGCGTGCAACTCTTCCTTCAACTGAAATTGGAATTCCTCTAACAGAATTTGAAATTTCTCCACAGCCACCTCAAGTTGCAAGCACATCTGCAGGAGACATTATTGGAACTTATAAAATGCAAGTGGATTTTCATGGTTTTTATGTACGAAACCATCTTATCCCTTACCTGGAATGCATTTATTTGAAAATGGGTGAGTTTTGGAGAGATTCCAAGATACGGAATGCTGATACGGTAACATCACTTTTAAATGGACTCGGAGAGGCATTGTACCTGATGAAGCACAGAAACTTGGAGTCATTAAATATAAAAGAATTAGAGGACCTAATGATTTACATTGTGGATGCTTCAAATGCTGGGTTCAAGTTGGATTGCCTGCAATTGCAACCTATTGCATGCAAAGCAAAGGAAGCGTTGAGGGCACTGGACCAGTGTAATTCTTTGGAGAAGCAGAAGTCTTCTTTAGAATGTCAACTGCGAGAGGTAGATTCTGAATGCCAGAAAGCAGAGGTTGAGCTACAAAATCATCGTCAAGA